In Colletotrichum higginsianum IMI 349063 chromosome 3, whole genome shotgun sequence, a genomic segment contains:
- a CDS encoding Exosome component EXOSC1/CSL4 — protein sequence MATDEIPQTAVPGKILGPTTRYAAGPGTHIYNGNVVASLLGEVTVKPSAKAQAGLTKRLNRITQLSADELATISVARTGASKKREVLPDVGNVVLCRVVRLMPKQAIVTIQQVGDTALQTEWQGVIRSQDVRATEKDKVKIYESFKPGDVVRAQVISLGDQANYYLSTAANELGVIMATSEAGNDMVPVSWKEYKDPETGVGEPRKVAKPN from the exons ATGGCCACTGATGAGATTCCCCAGACGGCCGTGCCGGGCAAGATCCTTGGCCCGACGACGCGGtacgccgccggcccggGCACACACATCTACAACGGCAACGTCGTGGCCTCGCTGCTGGGCGAAGTGACGGTGAAGCCCTCAGCCAAGGCACAGGCGGGTCTCACAAAGCGTCTCAACCGCATCACGCAGCTGTCGGCCGACGAGTTGGCGACCATCTCGGTGGCGCGCACGGGGGCCAGTAAGAAGCGCGAGGTGCTCCCGGACGTCGGCAATGTCGTGCTGTGCCGCGTCGTGCGGTTGATGCCCAAGCAGGCCATCGTGACGATCCAGCAGGTCGGCGACACGGCGCTGCAGACGGAGTGGCAGGGCGTCATCCGCTCGCAAGACGTGAGGGCGACAGAGAAGGACAAGGTCAAGATCTATGAGAGTTTCAAGCCTGGAGATGTCGTGCGGGCGCAGGTG ATCTCTCTGGGTGATCAGGCGAATTATTACCTCTCGACCGCGGCCAATGAGCTGGGCGTCATCATGGCCACCAGCGAGGCTGGCAACGACATGGTGCCAGTGAGCTGGAAGGAGTACAAGGACCCGGAGACGGGCGTCGGAGAGCCGCGCAAGGTGGCCAAGCCGAACTGA
- a CDS encoding POT family protein has protein sequence MNGVAQVVEGLETVHLVSHLIWSLTHLPPEAQAYAPLPPKLVALCVVFPPLPICYVAVPSLLFYPRPNNDLLLPLPPACLRMQLFHTSGGEQRPYIPLETPTTGCSVVRRSNRLEGPATSSRHSISQRENVDTMSAWDTIEQSHPGTQLRDTPYEMKYYEDISLDEKRGIQPRPDAPTDEELQTLRRVSDHIPFKLFTIAFVELCERFSYYGSVIVVITNFIQQPLPPGSTTGAAPNGQPGALGMGQQASTGITTFNQFWQYFMPLFGAWVADKYWGRYKTICISIAIDLVGHFILIAAAVPPVITKPAGNSLAALLVGMITIGFATGGFKPNISPLITEQLDIEHLSVRTLPSGEKVIVDPAITINRVYNWFYLFINVGALVGQISMVYAEKYVGFWLSFALPTCMLALCPLVMWWGKGRYRAAPPAGSVLGPAIRTFLYAQKGRWSINPVRTWKNMHDGTFWDSVKPSHYSDATRPKWMTFDDAWVDELPFSCRFPCLHVADKPPVNNNLVSQAATMKLNGLPNDILSNLDPIALILFIPLCDLVLYPTLRKLKIRFTPIKKIAFGFFTGSAAMVWACVLQYYIYQRSACGSFASGTLPNGEPCPPVDILVWAQTGAYVLIALSEIFASITSLEYAFSKAPRNMRSMVQAVALFMSAISAALGQAFTPLSTDPYLVWNYGIVAVLAAVAGVIFWVQFRDLDREEDAMNELPEGRVGKDVVDEMSGSVVHGKG, from the exons ATGAACGGAGTAGCCCAAGTGGTGGAAGGCCTCGAAACCGTCCATCTGGTTTCTCATCTCATCTGGTCTCTCACACATTTGCCCCCTGAAGCTCAGGCCtacgcccccctccccccaaaacTGGTTGCTCTCTGTGTAgtgtttccccccctccccatctgCTACGTCGCCGTCCCTTCTCTATTGTTTTATCCTCGTCCGA ATAACGACCTCCTCCTACCCCTGCCTCCCGCATGTCTCCGGATGCAGCTGTTTCATACATCAGGCGGCGAACAGAGACCATATATACCGTTGGAAACCCCCACGACCGGTTGCTCGGTTGTCCGACGCAGCAACCGCCTCGAGGGACCGGCGACTTCATCCCGTCATTCGATATCGCAGCGCGAGAACGTAGACACGATGTCTGCCTGGGACACGATCGAGCAATCCCACCCGGGCACCCAACTCAGGGACACGCCTTACGAGATGAAGTACTATGAAGACATCTCTCTCGACGAGAAGAGAGGGATCCAGCCCCGGCCGGATGCGCCaaccgacgaggagctgcagACCCTCAGACGGGTGTCTGATCACATCCCTTTCAAGCTCTTCACCATCGCCTTCGTCGAGCTGTGCGAGCGCTTCTCCTACTACGGCTCCGTCATTGTTGTAA TCACCAACTTCATCCAGCAGCCGCTGCCCCCCGGCTCAACAACCGGCGCGGCCCCGAATGGCCAGCCCGGCGCCTTGGGGATGGGCCAGCAGGCGTCCACGGGCATCACGACCTTCAACCAGTTCTGGCAGTACTTCATGCCCCTGTTCGGCGCCTGGGTCGCAGACAAATACTGGGGACGCTACAAGACCATATGCATCTCCATTGCCATCGACCTGGTCGGCCACTTCATCCTAATCGCGGCCGCTGTGCCGCCCGTCATCACGAAGCCTGCAGGCAACTCGCTCGCCGCCCTACTCGTCGGTATGATCACCATCGGCTTCGCCACCGGCGGCTTTAAGCCCAACATCAGCCCGCTCATCACGGAGCAGCTCGACATTGAACACCTGAGCGTCCGCACGCTGCCGTCAGGGGAGAAGGTCATCGTCGACCCGGCCATCACGATCAACAGGGTGTACAACTGGTTCTACCTGTTCATCAACGTCGGCGCGCTCGTCGGCCAGATCTCGATGGTGTACGCCGAGAAGTATGTGGGCTTCTGGCTTAGCTTCGCGCTGCCGACCTGCATGCTGGCGCTGTGCCCGTTGGTCATGTGGTGGGGGAAGGGCAGGTACCGCGCGGCACCCCCCGCGGGCTCGGTCTTGGGTCCCGCAATCAGGACTTTTCTCTACGCGCAGAAGGGCAGGTGGTCGATCAACCCTGTCAGGACGTGGAAGAACATGCATGACGGGACCTTTTGGGACTCGGTGAAGCCATCCCACTACTCGGACGCGACGCGGCCAAAGTGGATGACCTTTGACGACGCCTGGGTCGACGAGCT CCCCTTCTCCTGTCGTTTCCCTTGCTTGCACGTCGCTGATAAGCCCCCGGTGAACAACAACCTCGTCTcgcaggcggcgacgatgaagcTCAACGGCCTCCCCAACGACATCCTGTCCAACCTGGACCCGATCGCGCTGATCCTCTTCATCCCGCTCTGCGACCTGGTCCTCTACCCGACGCTTCGCAAGCTTAAGATCCGCTTCACGCCCATCAAGAAGATCGCCTTCGGCTTCTTCACGGGCTCCGCCGCCATGGTCTGGGCGTGCGTGCTGCAGTACTACATCTACCAGCGGTCGGCGTGCGGCAGCTTTGCCTCGGGGACGCTGCCTAACGGCGAACCGTGCCCGCCGGTCGACATCCTCGTGTGGGCGCAGACGGGCGCCTACGTCCTCATCGCGCTGTCCGAGATCTTTGCGAGCATCACGAGCCTCGAGTACGCCTTCAGCAAGGCGCCGAGGAACATGCGGTCCATGGTGCAGGCCGTCGCACTCTTCATGTCAgccatctcggcggcgctggGCCAGGCCTTCACGCCCCTGAGCACCGACCCGTACCTGGTGTGGAACtacggcatcgtcgccgtcctggccgccgtgGCGGGCGTCATCTTCTGGGTCCAGTTCAGGGACTTGGACAGGGAGGAGGACGCGATGAACGAGCTGCCCGAGGGCCGCGTCGGgaaggacgtcgtcgacgagatgtCGGGCTCAGTTGTCCATGGTAAGGGGTGA
- a CDS encoding C-8 sterol isomerase produces the protein MASLSRLFTLALWIGLLTPIYMFLEKNLEKFYIFDHEHLHDLSKRAIAAHGNDTRSVVNYIVTELNGIVPKHVNLDEEWVFNNAGGAMGAMYIIHASITEYLIVFGTAIGTEGHSGRHTADDYFNILYGTQLAYVPGAYEPEVYPQGSVHHLHRGDVKQYKMDEGCFALEYARGWIPPMLFFGFADGLSSTLDFPTLWKTTRITGREMIANLLKGKF, from the exons ATGGCGTCCCTGAGCCGGTTGTTTACGCTGGCGCTTTGGATCGGTCTCCTGACGCCCATCTACATGTTCCTcgagaagaacctggagaaGTTTTACATCTTCGACCACGAGCACCTGCACGACCTCTCCAAGCGCGCTATCGCCGCCCACGGCAACGACACTCGCTCCGTCGTCAACTACATTGTGACCGAGCTTAACGGCATCGTCCCTAAGCACGTCAACCTTGACGAGGAATGGGTCTTTAACAACGCCGGCGGTGCCATGGGCGCCATGTACATCATTCACGCCA GCATCACCGAGTACCTCATTGTCTTCGGCACCGCTATCGGAACCGAGGGCCACTCTGGCCGCCACACTGCCGACGACTACTTTAACATTCTCTATGGCACCCAGCTTGCCTACGTTCCAGGCGCCTACGAGCCGGAGGTCTACCCCCAGGGCAGCGTCCACCACCTGCACCGCGGCGACGTCAAGCAGTACAAGATGGACGAGGGCTGCTTTGCTCTCGAGTACGCCCGCGGCTGGATCCCGCCCATGCTCTTCTTTggcttcgccgacggcctgtCCAGCACTCTCGACTTCCCCACTCTCTGGAAGACGACGCGCATCACCGGCCGCGAGATGATTGCTAACTTGCTCAAGGGCAAGTTCTAA
- a CDS encoding XPG domain-containing protein: MTGLVEDAWINGQAASHDVSELEDCAIAIDATYYLQLFLDTPPFHEPLLPALGGMTGIEHHLRADIDQWKAHKIVPFFIFDGQSVTGQEEVAVQRGKAANQKTDTAWNLYFNSEAQQAVDSFGANSGAYRIQSLYPLLKSILKDNDLHFLVPPYNASAQLAYFDMIDSDQCAAVMGSQELLLYPIKDTLIRTIDWEAKTVTSLSKKNLLRSLNISEGMLGDALLMTGTSFLPPFPPLQDTSLNPRQPFTINDAVNLLRASEKSVQSACSSYGDILKKQDANWLDKYRQAKMAVNHFIYIAEDGEIKVNDFDHITRDNHEYLGLQLPGELFHYLNTGLIGSRVLDYITHSRIVVTPTLDGVASEQYKKLVTSQIVPLKEQSIALLIPRLHRGLQHNAITMKVWFDDSFSYQINKSLQPSPSQRAATWDVKESSFKTVADDVADPPGSIAFEILALLFPDFVKGTFPKDKKRIGGIDSIENITAVAIWRFLHLRGYVDDSHTLTNWGNAVASAIWAMKDSLKELQIPEGLNIFEAILSAFELIRHDVLNARHRHEELNGAPMTGSDEDKASILLISRCASLLKLRHESNGYTGPLNKNLLLFRSLSTAVREADRDLVEAIVASMFLYAQSKRDRTDYLQISQALPFLHNPDIALGIAVKTLMDELPASESVEKRQARINDFPGKFFPYATNFKDDVQLAFAFFEAIHKGVQTLNKEVSAADKAVWSTASNYLDQRRF; the protein is encoded by the exons ATGACAGGCCTTGTGGAGGACGCTTGGATCAATGGCCAGGCAGC GAGTCACGATGTctccgagctcgaggactgCGCGATCGCTATTGATGCGACATACTACCTACAACTCTTTCTCGacaccccccctttccacGAACCGCTTCTGCCCGCCCTCGGTGGCATGACTGGCATCGAACACCATCTACGAGCTGATATCGACCAATGGAAGGCCCACAAGATCGTtcccttcttcatcttcgaCGGCCAGTCTGTAACTGGCCAGGAGGAGGTTGCTGTCCAGCGCGGAAAGGCCGCCAACCAGAAGACGGATACGGCCTGGAACCTGTACTTTAACAGCGAGGCGCAGCAGGCTGTCGATTCTTTTGGCGCCAACAGTG GCGCCTACCGCATCCAAAGTCTCTACCCCTTGCTGAAGTCGATTCTGAAGGATAACGATCTTCACTTCCTTGTCCCTCCTTACAACGCCTCCGCCCAG CTTGCCTACTTCGACATGATCGACTCGGACCAATGTGCTGCCGTCATGGGCTCACAAGAGCTGCTCCTGTACCCGATCAAGGACACACTGATTCGCACAATAGATTGGGAGGCAAAGACTGTGACGTCGCTTTCCAAGAAGAACCTCCTTCGGTCGCTGAACATCAGCGAAGGCAtgctcggcgacgcccttCTCATGACCGGGACTTCGTTTTTGCCACCCTTTCCCCCACTCCAGGACACGTCACTCAACCCTCGCCAGCCGTTCACAATCAACGACGCCGTGAATCTGCTCAGAGCATCAGAAAAGTCCGTTCAATCGGCCTGCAGCTCCTACGGCGACATTCTCAAGAAACAGGACGCCAATTGGTTGGACAAGTACAGACAAGCCAAGATGGCGGTCAACCACTTCATCtacatcgccgaggacggcgagatcAAAGTCAACGATTTCGACCATATCACAAGAGACAACCACGAGTATCTCGGTCTTCAGCTACCTGGAGAACTGTTCCACTACCTCAACACTGGCCTGATCGGCTCCCGCGTTCTCGATTATATAACACATAGTCGAATCGTCGTGACGCCGACCCTGGACGGTGTCGCATCAGAGCAGTACAAGAAGCTGGTTACCAGCCAGATTGTCCCTCTCAAAGAGCAGAGCATTGCCCTACTCATCCCTCGACTCCACCGCGGTCTACAGCATAACGCCATCACCATGAAAGTGTGGTTTGACGACAGCTTCTCTTACCAGATTAACAAGTCTCTCCAGCCATCTCCGTCTCAGCGCGCCGCCACCTGGGACGTGAAGGAAAGCTCCTTCAAGACTGTCGCCGATGATGTTGCGGACCCCCCTGGCTCTATCGCCTTTGAGATTCTGGCTTTACTGTTTCCCGACTTCGTCAAGGGCACCTTCCCCAAGGATAAGAAGCGTATCGGTGGTATTGATTCCATTGAAAACATCACCGCAGTGGCTATTTGGAGATTCCTTCATCTCCGTGGCTATGTGGACGATTCGCATACCCTCACCAACTGGGGCAACGCCGTTGCCAGCGCAATCTGGGCGATGAAGGACTCCCTCAAGGAGCTGCAAATCCCCGAGGGCCTCAATATTTTCGAGGCTATCTTGTCTGCGTTCGAGCTCATCAGACACGACGTGCTAAATGCGCGCCATCGACATGAGGAGCTCAATGGTGCCCCAATGACTGGCAGTGACGAGGACAAGGCGAGTATCCTTCTCATTAGTCGATGTGCCTCGCTTTTGAAACTTCGTCATGAATCCAACGGATATACCGGCCCGCTCAACAAGAACCTGCTGCTGTTCCGGTCACTTTCCACTGCTGTCCGCGAGGCGGACCGTGATCTTGTTGAGGCCATCGTGGCGTCTATGTTCTTGTACGCTCAGTCCAAGAGAGATCGAACCGATTATCTACAAATCAGCCAGGC ATTGCCGTTCCTTCACAACCCTGACATCGCTCTGGGTATCGCGGTTAAAACACTCATGGATGAGCTTCCTGCCAGCGAGAGCGTGGAGAAGCGTCAGGCCAGAATCAATGACTTTCCTGGGAAATTTTTCCCTTATGCTACCAACTTCAAGGACGATGTGCAATTGGCGTTCGCTTTCTTCGAGGCTATCCACAAGGGTGTGCAGACGCTCAACAAGGAGGTCTCGGCGGCCGACAAGGCTGTTTGGTCAACAGCAAGCAATTATCTGGACCAGAGACGATTCTAG
- a CDS encoding TruB family pseudouridylate synthase, which produces MRAVSNLWKMAKDTVVEGVFAINKPYGMSSAQVIRDCQTQMNPSGLFKPLIERDIAAKLSESKQEWSRRRAVKKGSQVKMGHGGTLDPLATGVLILGVGSGTKSLSSFLDCNKTYETVVLFGASTDTYDRVGRILSRRQYDEITKEKVEKALDDFRGKFQQIPPLYSALKMEGKPLYEYAREGKAIPREIAGRDVEVTELEMVEWYEPGTHNYRWPTEEAEAAEKNLAEQVWRVEKQQGTGRKLTPDEEKEEEKALSEHETVKKKFEERQDGLIRDKPAKKQRPPKNPALMSGALGQLPAGKGSNLIPPPPSADEPFPWTDKGPPAARIRMKVTSGFYVRSFCHDLGAKVDSAGMMAELERSQQGDFKVGTDSCMEYGDLLKGEEVWGPKVTRMLNAWTEKYPNGAPQVPQKRQNNQEQQNRSRKQDRKRKWEENKKSDQNSKKRRNSSSGDEAPASKVAKTEVAKGESPRRESPKGSPKASLVKSSPKTSPKGSLKSSPKGSPKVKAADTKKKLRPEEIEWEGIQD; this is translated from the exons ATGCGAGCTGTGTCTAATCTCTGGAAGATGGCGAAAGACACCGTGGTCGAAGGCGTCTTCG CCATCAACAAGCCGTACGGCATGAGCTCCGCGCAGGTgattcgcgattgccagaCGCAAATGAACCCCTCGGGTCTGTTCAAGCCATTGATTGAGAGGGATATCGCCGCCAAGCTGTCCGAATCCAAGCAAGAATggagtcgtcgtcgggccGTCAAGAAAGGCTCACAGGTGAAGATGGGTCACGGAGGGACCCTCGACCCATTGGCGACTGGCGTTCTCATCTTGGGTGTCGGATCGGGAACCAAGTCGCTCAGCTCATTCCTCGATTGTAACAAGACCTACGAGACGGTAGTCCTCTTCGGCGCAAGCACAGACACATACGACCGCGTCGGCAGAATATTAAGCAGGCGACAGTATGACGAGATCACAAAGGAGAAGGTCGAAAAGGCATTGGACGACTTCCGGGGCAAATTCCAGCAGATCCCACCTCTGTACTCGGCGCTCAAGATGGAAGGCAAACCTCTGTACGAGTACGCCCGCGAAGGCAAGGCAATCCCGAGAGAAATCGCAGGACGAGACGTCGAGGTTACTGAGCTCGAGATGGTCGAGTGGTATGAGCCCGGCACGCACAACTACAGATGGCCCACCGAAGAGgcagaggccgccgagaagaaccTCGCCGAGCAGGTCTGGCGCGTAGAGAAGCAGCAGGGGACCGGCCGCAAACTGACTCCcgacgaggaaaaggaggaagagaaggccCTGTCCGAGCACGAGACTGTGAAGAAGAAGTTTGAAGAGCGCCAGGACGGTCTCATCCGCGACAAGCCCGCCAAGAAGCAGAGGCCGCCCAAGAACCCGGCCCTCATGTCCGGCGCCCTGGGACAGCTCCCGGCCGGCAAGGGGTCGAACCTtatccctcctcccccgtcCGCCGACGAGCCGTTCCCTTGGACCGACAAGGGGCCGCCCGCTGCCCGAATCCGCATGAAGGTCACATCCGGCTTCTACGTGCGCAGTTTCTGCCACGACCTGGGCGCCAAGGTCGACTCGGCGGGCATGATGGCGGAGCTGGAGCGTTCGCAGCAGGGTGACTTCAAGGTCGGCACCGACAGCTGTATGGAATACGGAGACCTCCTCAAGGGAGAGGAGGTGTGGGGTCCCAAGGTGACGAGAATGCTGAATGCTTGGACCGAGAAGTACCCCAACGGAGCGCCCCAGGTGCCACAGAAGCGGCAGAACAACCAGGAGCAGCAGAACCGCAGCCGCAAGCAGGACAGGAAGCGCAAGTGGGAGGAGAATAAGAAGTCCGACCAGAACTCTAAGAAGAGAAGGAACTCTAGCTCGGGAGACGAGGCGCCCGCCTCTAAGGTGGCAAAGACGGAGGTGGCCAAGGGGGAGTCACCCAGGAGGGAGTCGCCCAAGGGGTCCCCCAAGGCATCATTGGTGAAGTCGTCACCCAAGACATCGCCCAAAGGTTCGCTCAAGTCTTCCCCAAAGGGTTCCCCCAAGGTGAAGGCAGCTGACACGAAGAAGAAACTGAGGCCTGAAGAAATCGAGTGGGAGGGCATCCAGGACTAA
- a CDS encoding NmrA-like family protein: MVTLMPSQLNGIGIPIRPAKQQQQQQQDPSNHHYHGDSAVYSTTRTHKHSRSSYSESSPLASSRNNSLTFRPFKRPMPTPNKTIAVINASGRQAASFIRVATAVGYHVRAQLRNLEGVVATEVNSNPNATVLVGELYTRHKPTPDNRDVTTNGPISGVGVNHDLIKELFRGTQLAFINTTFYGDELEIGKALADAAKRAGVQHYVYSSMPDHAAYNADWPSLPLWAAKHQVEEYVRSIDLPSTFVYTGIYNNNFTSLPYPLFCMELQRDGSFRWQAPFHENVKLPWLDAEHDVGPAILQIFKDGVAKWRTKRIALAWEMLTPREACEVFAQGVGRPVKYVRGPIDLKVKIPNGYRQQLEALEKLFSLGHQDPKKQPPYFGDVELEDNCLSQSMALWEGPRGLEEYAQEVFPLEEQANGLTWMLEEEEDVPEEEAVPAARQRDQQVEQAEEEEEEEEYSDDEDGLVMRGLKRDEEEWLA, from the coding sequence ATGGTCACCCTGATGCCTTCCCAACTCAACGGGATTGGGATCCCTATCCGGCCCGCcaaacaacagcagcagcagcagcaggatcCCTCAAATCACCACTATCACGGCGACTCGGCCGTGTACAGCACCACCAGGACGCACAAGCACTCCCGCTCCTCCTACTCCGAGTCGTCacccttggcctcgtcgagaaaCAACTCCCTGACGTTCCGCCCTTTCAAGCGCCCGATGCCCACCCCTAACAAGACGATCGCTGTCATAAACGCCAGCGGTCGCCAGGCTGCCTCTTTCATCAGGGTCGCCACCGCCGTAGGCTACCATGTCCGCGCCCAGCTGCGAAatctcgagggcgtcgtaGCAACAGAGGTCAACTCAAATCCCAACGCCACCGTTCTCGTCGGTGAACTGTACACGAGACACAAGCCCACCCCGGACAACAGGGACGTGACCACTAACGGACCCATCTCCGGTGTTGGTGTAAATCACGACCTGATCAAGGAGCTCTTCCGTGGCACCCAGCTGGCcttcatcaacaccacctTCTACGGCGACGAGCTAGAAATCGGAAAGGCGCttgccgatgccgccaaACGGGCTGGTGTTCAGCACTACGTCTACTCCTCCATGCCGGATCACGCTGCCTACAACGCGGACTGGCCGTCGCTGCCCCTCTGGGCTGCCAAGCACCAGGTAGAGGAGTATGTGCGCTCCATCGATCTGCCTTCGACGTTCGTCTACACAGGCATCTACAACAACAACTTTACGTCGTTGCCGTACCCGCTCTTCTGCATGGAGCTTCAGCGCGACGGGTCCTTCCGGTGGCAAGCTCCCTTCCACGAGAATGTGAAACTGCCATGGCTCGATGCCGAGCACGATGTCGGCCCTGCCATTTTGCAAATCTTCAAGGACGGCGTGGCCAAGTGGCGTACGAAGCGTATTGCGCTGGCGTGGGAGATGCTGACCCCACGCGAAGCTTGCGAGGTCTTCGCCCAAGGCGTTGGGCGCCCTGTCAAGTACGTTCGAGGTCCGATCGACCTGAAGGTCAAGATCCCCAATGGGTACCGCCAGCAACTCGAGGCACTGGAGAAGCTGTTCTCACTTGGCCACCAGGACCCCAAGAAGCAGCCTCCGTACTTTGGCGACGTTGAGCTGGAGGACAACTGTCTCTCCCAGTCTATGGCGCTGTGGGAAGGTCCGCGGGGTCTCGAGGAGTACGCGCAAGAAGTCTTTCCGCTTGAGGAACAGGCCAATGGCTTGACATGGATgttggaggaagaggaagatgtgcccgaggaggaggccgtgCCGGCCGCCCGTCAGAGGGATCAACAGGTGGAGCAggcagaagaggaagaggaggaagaagaatactcggacgacgaggatggttTGGTCATGAGAGGCCTAAAgagagacgaggaggaaTGGCTCGCATAA
- a CDS encoding 2OG-Fe(II)oxygenase superfamily protein, whose amino-acid sequence MAPKANIPIIDIASPDVDRANVARQLVDAAAEHGFIYIRSTGKYVALGDIDTAFSLVLLFFELPSKKLFKSPVEEKAACTIQKNNRGWSGMHSETLDPKNQKAGYRLAFNFGEFRDGKAQQPLPQTIQPDEPFVNSFSDQCHALCLELLELLGIGLEVYTPHIPLSRGKPLTRIQVDPPTFFSSAHLRSRGESGTILRMLYYPPTSSTAASPDDIRAGAHSDYGSLTLLFRLRGQAGLEILTRDNAWAPVPVTPPGTESDASPPILVNIGDLLSYWTNGLFRSTVHRVVFGGEVAEGETDTGPRYSMAFFCHPVGSVALDPVPSERVKGFVAPEGTPNANPYAERKVLTADEHLFMRLRESYKGLYKDETKA is encoded by the exons ATGGCTCCCAAGGCCAACATTCCCATTATCGATATTGCCTCCCCTGACGTCGACAGGGCAAACGTCGCGCGtcagctcgtcgacgccgctgcTGAGCACGGCTTCATCTATATCCGCAGCACTGGCAAGTATGTTGCGCTCGGCGATATCGACACGGCCTTCAGCCTGGTACTGCTATTCTTTGAGCTCCCC TCCAAGAAGCTCTTCAAGTCTCCCGTAGAGGAGAAGGCCGCCTGCACGATCCAGAAGAACAACCGCGGCTGGTCGGGCATGCACTCTGAAACTCTGGACCCCAAGAACCAGAAGGCGGGTTACCGCCT GGCCTTCAACTTTGGAGAGTTCAGAGACGGCAAGGCCCAGCAGCCGCTCCCCCAAACCATCCAACCAGACGAGCCATTTGTCAACTCCTTCAGTGACCAGTGCCACGCCCTTTGCCTagagctcctcgagctcctcggcatcggcctcgaAGTATATACACCTCATATCCCCTTGTCCCGCGGCAAACCGCTCACGCGCATCCAGGTCGACCCTCCcaccttcttctcctccgctCACCTCCGCTCCCGAGGCGAATCCGGCACCATCCTACGCATGCTCTACTACCCGCCGACCTcttccaccgccgcctccccggACGACatccgcgccggcgcccacTCCGACTACGGCTCACTGACCCTGCTTTTCCGCCTCCGCGGccaggccggcctcgagatCCTCACCCGCGACAACGCATGGGCGCCCGTCCCTGTCACCCCACCCGGCACGGAATCCGACGCTTCCCCGcccatcctcgtcaacaTCGGGGACCTGCTGAGCTACTGGACTAACGGGCTGTTCCGGAGCACCGTCCACCGCGTCGTCTTCGGGGGAGAAGTCGCTGAGGGCGAGACGGACACGGGACCGCGGTACAgcatggccttcttctgccACCCCGTCGGGTCAGTGGCGTTGGACCCTGTGCCGAGCGAGAGGGTCAAGGGGTTTGTCGCGCCAGAAGGGACGCCGAATGCGAACCCGTACGCGGAGAGGAAGGTGTTGACTGCGGATGAGCATTTGTTCATGAGATTGAGGGAGAGCTACAAGGGTTTGTACAAGGATGAGACCAAGGCGTGA
- a CDS encoding Ribosomal protein L32, translated as MTMTAAAVPPPPPPPPTLSLSTDRSEQHSCPSCGVVLEPPPALLEAQSRIADLEAQVRLLNQKAAAAVDRWADYEDELTRLRIAASQTSTSPAAAAPALAPTPSPTRTSFLSGGANRLSQLLSPRGMKSTPNLRAPSPPPPGTPASTEDLREALSREQNLRLAAESRLSTTSQEVEELSVSLFEQANEMVATERRARARLEERVETLEKRDQDKRRRLERLEGAVGRIERVRSLLGEMNAKDAGVREAAEQKRASQP; from the coding sequence ATGACAatgaccgccgccgccgtgcccccaccgccgccgccgccgccgaccctCTCGCTCTCGACGGACCGCTCCGAGCAGCACTCCTGCCCCAGCTGCGGTGTCGTCCTTGAACCCCCGCCCGctctcctcgaggcccagtcccgcatcgccgacctcgaggcccaggTCCGCCTACTGAACCaaaaggccgccgccgccgttgaccgCTGGGCCGActacgaggacgagctcaCGCGCCTgcgcatcgccgcctcccagACCTCCACatctcccgccgccgccgcccccgcgcTGGCCCCGACCCCATCGCCCACCCGCACGAGCTTCCtctccggcggcgccaacaGACTATCTCAGCTCCTCAGCCCGCGCGGCATGAAGTCCACACCAAACTTGCgcgccccgtcgccgccacccccCGGCACCCCGGCCTCGACCGAGGACCTGCGCGAGGCGCTCAGCAGGGAGCAGAATCTCCGCCTGGCGGCCGAGAGCCGCCTCAGCACGACGAGCCAGGAGGTTGAGGAGTTGAGCGTGAGCCTGTTCGAACAGGCCAACGAGATGGTCGCAACGGAgcgtcgcgcgcgcgcgaggcTTGAGGAACGGGTCGAGACCCTAGAGAAGCGCGACCAGGACAAGCGCCGACGTCTTGAGaggctcgagggcgccgtggGGCGCATCGAGAGGGTGAGGTCGCTATTGGGGGAGATGAACGCGAAAGACGCCGGGGTGAGGGAGGCAGCGGAGCAGAAGAGGGCGTCGCAGCCGTGA